In Aspergillus luchuensis IFO 4308 DNA, chromosome 1, nearly complete sequence, the following are encoded in one genomic region:
- a CDS encoding uncharacterized protein (COG:S;~EggNog:ENOG410PTV0;~InterPro:IPR037045;~SECRETED:SignalP(1-18)), which produces MKLSATVTVLGLLPLALAESILVTFPSGTPDSVVDQAKQSVKDAGGKITHNYTLLKGFAADTKADSVQQLSTEFAAYNPTVEKDMTVTIQ; this is translated from the exons ATGAAGTTATCTGCTACTGTTACCGTCTTGGGGTTGCTCCCCTTGGCCCTGGCCGAATCGATTCTGGTCACGTTCCCTTCAGGTACCCCTGACTCGGTGGTTGATCAGGCAAAGCAATCAGTTAAGGACGCT GGTGGCAAGATCACCCATAATTACA CTTTGCTCAA gGGCTTCGCAGCCGACACCAAGGCCGACTCGGTTCAACAGCTGTCAACTGAATTCGCGGCATATAATCCAACTGTCGAGAAAGACATGACTGTCACTATTCAGTGA
- a CDS encoding putative microtubule binding protein HOOK3 (COG:S;~EggNog:ENOG410PQX0;~InterPro:IPR043936,IPR036872;~PFAM:PF19047;~go_process: GO:0030705 - cytoskeleton-dependent intracellular transport [Evidence IEA]) codes for MAAEHTVTQALLEWVNSFALGKTIRTTEELSDGTIIWEILQDIDPQYFLDEIPQRAPSDHWLSKWQNLKHIHKLLVNYIRQQPDGMPTGLDPNPNLELVAEKNSVKEANKLLKLLLIAAIRSPNAQTYVETLQSLSTPTQETLKNIFEEAQNGQHEAIDGEDDVKEERDLPVDPELQFEERVGKVLAENNRMAREKKDMQKQIDDMHDRLARLQENNDTLQSRLASTEDRLVNLRSGKGDLGLSAKALESKSRQQEDIIATQEARLATAQDEIDSLRMTVESLRVKNQRFQKLQDDYDELKTERDQLARKANAAEKYRQKLQASQDFEKENQSLRNQIKDFQQQLKEADSQQKWNSEREVELEEYRRVLPRIEQECSEIQNLKKQLEFNNHALTERLSNADEQRERDDALISELRERIRELEGSPGSPSLTPGTETPKLEGTLQKDFEAIGVKESQLLEDPMLQRRRSRLTRYRKSENEELKKEVESLKGPSVGLDFSEAFNETLQQARANSSQSDDYWKLYDQYTSALKRLAEAQEALDVSKRSLNDALAEIELSNKENMDLITEIKASSASDLTKAREGEDDAMRRLYNLQAELDSTQALVQVTCAERDDLRNLLEKKQAEFRAEDHEAAEEMKKLLAELTAQENGDDPEAAQKSAVELIRQVAAQIEKNLERLAKRAEYIHQQNEHIKFLQERIKQLEEDTDDGISKERELELQKIIDAQARELTLMGSSWYELQNRLQNNNIGLARYRNGSLADAQKGWLARQRSVVAGR; via the exons ATGGCTGCGGAGCATACCGTCACCCAGGCCCTGCTGGAATGGGTCAACAGTTTCGCCTTGGGTAAGACTATCCGGACGACCGAGGAGTTATCGGATGGCACCATCATTTGGGAGATCTTGCAGGACATCGATCCGCAGTATTTCCTCGACGAGATCCCCCAGCGCGCCCCGTCCGACCACTGGCTATCCAAATGGCAGAACCTGAAACATATCCACAAGTTGCTCGTCAACTACATCCGCCAACAACCCGATGGCATGCCCACGGGTCTTGACCCCAATCCCAACCTCGAATTGGTCGCCGAAAAGAACTCCGTCAAGGAGGCCAACAAACTCCTGAAGCTCCTTCTGATCGCCGCCATCCGCTCCCCCAACGCGCAGACCTACGTCGAGACCCTTCAGAGCCTAAGTACCCCGACGCAGGAGACCCTGAAAAACATCttcgaagaagctcagaATGGTCAGCATGAGGCTATCGATGGCGAGGACGATGTTAAGGAGGAGCGGGATCTGCCCGTCGACCCGGAACTGCAGTTTGAAGAGCGGGTAGGAAAGGTGTTGGCGGAGAATAACCGGATGGCGCGTGAGAAAAAGGACATGCAGAAACAGATCGATGATATGCACGATCGCCTGGCGCGCCTCCAGGAGAACAACGATACCTTACAAAGCCGGCTTGCATCGACCGAAGACCGACTAGTCAACTTGAGGTCTGGGAAAGGTGATCTTGGACTCAGCGCAAAGGCTCTCGAGTCCAAATCCCGCCAACAAGAAGACATTATCGCAACTCAGGAAGCAAGGCTGGCTACAGCGCAGGATGAGATCGACAGTTTACGCATGACGGTGGAGTCGTTACGCGTCAAGAACCAACGATTCCAGAAGCTTCAGGATGACTATGATGAGCTGAAGACTGAGCGAGATCAACTCGCTCGTAAGGCAAATGCGGCCGAAAAGTACCGCCAGAAGCTGCAGGCTAGCCAGGACTTCGAGAAGGAGAACCAGTCGCTCAGGAACCAGATCAAAGACTTCCAGCAACAGCTGAAGGAGGCGGATTCGCAGCAGAAATGGAACTCCGAGCGTGAGGTGGAGCTTGAAGAATACCGCAGAGTTTTGCCTCGCATTGAGCAGGAGTGCAGTGAAATCCAAAacctgaagaagcagctcGAGTTCAACAACCATGCTCTCACAGAGCGACTCAGTAACGCCGATGAGCAGCGCGAACGTGATGATGCTTTGATAAGCGAGCTCCGTGAGCGAATCCGTGAACTGGAAGGTTCTCCTGGAAGCCCATCCCTGACGCCGGGTACTGAAACTCCCAAGCTCGAGGGCACTCTGCAGAAAGACTTTGAGGCGATCGGTGTGAAGGAATCACAGCTGTTAGAAGACCCTATGCTACAGCGACGGAGATCTAGACTAACTCGCTACAGGAAATCTGAGAAtgaagagctgaagaaggaagtgGAATCTCTGAAAGGGCCATCC GTGGGCTTGGACTTTTCCGAAGCCTTCAATGAAACGCTGCAACAGGCCCGCGCAAATTCTTCGCAGAG TGATGATTACTGGAAGTTGTACGACCAGTATACATCTGCCCTCAAGAGATTGGCCGAGGCCCAAGAAGCTCTCGATGTATCCAAGAGATCGCTGAACGATGCGCTGGCGGAAA TTGAACTCTCCAACAAAGAGAACATGGATCTGATTACCGAGATCAAAGCGAGCAGCGCATCGGATTTGACTAAGGCtcgtgaaggagaagatgatgctaTGCGCAGACTGTACAATTTGCAGGCCGAGCTTGATTCAACCCAGGCTCTGGTCCAGGTCACATGTGCCGAACGTGACGATCTGCGAAACTTGctcgagaagaagcaagcggAGTTCCGTGCGGAAGATCATGAAGCCGCAGAggaaatgaagaagctgctggccGAACTCACTGCACAGGAAAATGGCGATGATCCCGAAGCCGCCCAAAAGTCGGCTGTAGAGCTCATCAGACAAGTCGCCGCGCAGATTGAAAAGAATCTGGAGAGGCTGGCGAAACGTGCAGAG TATATCCATCAACAGAACGAACACATCAAGTTCCTCCAAGAGCGGATAAAGCAACTTGAAGAGGATACGGATGATGGAATCAGCAAAGAGCGCGAG CTCGAACtccagaagatcatcgatgCTCAAGCGCGGGAGCTGACTTTGATGGGCTCCTCCTGGTACGAACTCCAGAATCGATtacagaacaacaacattgGCTTGGCCCGGTATCGGAATGGATCCCTGGCCGATGCTCAGAAGGGCTGGCTAGCCAGGCAAAGAAGCGTGGTCGCTGGTCGATAA